The genomic window GTCGTAGCGCGCGTAACGGTAATCAGCCGGCCGCACGCCCTTCTCCACCACCGCCGACTGCAAGTAGAACTGCATCCAGGGGGCGATCGTCGTCCCCACCAAGCCGACCAGCATCACCAGGTACTCGCTGCGCCAGTGGAACTCGGGCACGACCAGGTGGACCAGCACTCCGCCCCACGATGGCTGCGCCAATACGCCCGAAATCAGATAGGCGACGTAGAACAGGCACGCTACCAAGAACACATTCTCGACCCGCCGGTACGTGCCGTAGACGATCAGCCACCACACGAAGAGCGCCGCTGCCGGAATCGACACGTACTTGCTGATACCGAAAATCTCCAGCGCGGCGGCCACCCCGGCAAACTCGGCAACGGTGTTGGCCAGATTGGCGATCAGCAGAGCGGCCATGATGTAGAACGTCGGCTTGACGCCGTACTGCTCGCGGATCAAGTCAGCGAGCCCCTTGCCGGTCACCACCCCCATGCGGGCGCACATCTCCTGGATAACGATCAGCGCGACGGTGATGGGGATGAGCGTCCACAACAAGCCGTAGCCGAACTGGGCGCCGGCCAGCGAGTAGGTGGTGATGCCGCCGGCGTCGTTGTCGACGTTGGAGGTGATGATCCCCGGTCCGATGACCGCAAGCACCAGGGCGATGCGGGCCGGCAGCCGCGGGCGGCGCCGCCACAACCGCCTCAGCGCCCCAGCTTGCGCGTCCATGCTTGCTTCGCGATGTGGCTGACCACGTCATCCACCGTGATCATGCCGACGAGCACGTCGCCGTCATCGACCACGGGCAAGGCCATCAGGTCGTACTTCTCGACAATTTCGGCGACGGTGTCGCGGCTGTCGGTGTGGTGCACACGGGCGGGGTTGGCGATCATGATGTCGCGCAAGTGCGCGCTCGGCTCGGCCAGGATCAGGTGGCGCAGATTGAGGACCCCGACCAGGCCGCCCTCGCCGTCGACCACGAAGAGATAATAGATCGCCTCGACATCGGGTGCGATCTGGCGCAGGCGCTCGAAGGTGTCGGCGACGCTGAGGTCCACCGGCAGGGCGACGAACTCCGGTGTCATCATGCCACCGGCGGTGTCGGGCGCATAAGTGAGCAGTTCGCGCACCTCCTCGGCCTCTTCCCGCTCCATCTCCTTGAGCAGGGCGGTGGTCTTCTCCTCGGGCAACTCGCCGAGCAGGTCGGCGGCCTCGTCCGGCGGCATTTCCTCGAGGATATCGGCCGCGCGCGCGGGCGGCACGGTCTCGATCAGCTGGGTCTGGATGCGCAGGTCTTCCACCTCGGCGAGCGCGTCGGCCGCGGTCTCCGGATCGAGGGATTGGAACATCGACACCCGCTCGTGGCCGTCGAGCTCGGTGAGAATCTCGGCGATGTCGGCCGGATGCAGCTCCGAGAGCTGGCGCTGCAACACGCTCAGGCGCAGGCTAGCGGCCTTGGGTTCGAGCGAGACCGGCTGTACATACTGCCAGCGGATCAGCCGCTCGTCCTTCAGGTAATGGGCGTGCGGGGCCACCCGGCGCACCAAGGCGTCGAGCGCCTGCTCCCATCCCATGCGGCGCACCAGGCCGCGGGTGCCGACATCAACATGCGCCAGCCGCAGCTCCAGACGCCCGAGCTTGAGAAAGTGCACGTCATTGACCCGCACCACCTTTGCCCCGCTCATGTCGACGATCTGTTTGTCGAGCAGGAACTCGCGGACCAGCACCTCGCCATTGGCCTCGGTTTTCGACGGCGTCAGCGACTGGATCCCGACCGACAGCCGGATCACCGGCCCCTCGATCTCGGCCACGTCGGCCCAACGGCCGGTGAGCGGAAAGGGCTCCCAGCGCCCGCGCTGGACCACGAAGCCGACCACCGGTGGAAACATCTCGCCCACGGACACCGCGACGTCGCTCAGCTGACCCACCAGCAGGCCGTGGGCGTCGTGCACCGCTTTTCCCAGCAGCAGCGACAGGTACAAGAAACCGATTTCCGGCTCCGTGCCCGGCCGCGGCATGGCTTCGGTCTGCGCCAGCGGTTCCATGATCAACCCTCGGGGCGGGTGGCCGAGGGCAGCCC from Deltaproteobacteria bacterium includes these protein-coding regions:
- a CDS encoding Nramp family divalent metal transporter codes for the protein MDAQAGALRRLWRRRPRLPARIALVLAVIGPGIITSNVDNDAGGITTYSLAGAQFGYGLLWTLIPITVALIVIQEMCARMGVVTGKGLADLIREQYGVKPTFYIMAALLIANLANTVAEFAGVAAALEIFGISKYVSIPAAALFVWWLIVYGTYRRVENVFLVACLFYVAYLISGVLAQPSWGGVLVHLVVPEFHWRSEYLVMLVGLVGTTIAPWMQFYLQSAVVEKGVRPADYRYARYDVIVGSVVAVVVAMFIMLACAATLHHRGIAIETAQDAALALKPLAGAYCAGLFALGLFNASLFAASVLPLSTAYYVCEGMGWETGIDRKFREAPQFFGLYTALIVLGGAFILMPHFPLLAVMYLSQVLNGMLLPFVLIFILLLVNRRDLMADQVNSRLFNVIAWGTSLIMIVLTVVMLGSVLLGAA
- a CDS encoding magnesium transporter, whose protein sequence is MEPLAQTEAMPRPGTEPEIGFLYLSLLLGKAVHDAHGLLVGQLSDVAVSVGEMFPPVVGFVVQRGRWEPFPLTGRWADVAEIEGPVIRLSVGIQSLTPSKTEANGEVLVREFLLDKQIVDMSGAKVVRVNDVHFLKLGRLELRLAHVDVGTRGLVRRMGWEQALDALVRRVAPHAHYLKDERLIRWQYVQPVSLEPKAASLRLSVLQRQLSELHPADIAEILTELDGHERVSMFQSLDPETAADALAEVEDLRIQTQLIETVPPARAADILEEMPPDEAADLLGELPEEKTTALLKEMEREEAEEVRELLTYAPDTAGGMMTPEFVALPVDLSVADTFERLRQIAPDVEAIYYLFVVDGEGGLVGVLNLRHLILAEPSAHLRDIMIANPARVHHTDSRDTVAEIVEKYDLMALPVVDDGDVLVGMITVDDVVSHIAKQAWTRKLGR